In Malus sylvestris chromosome 16, drMalSylv7.2, whole genome shotgun sequence, the following are encoded in one genomic region:
- the LOC126607052 gene encoding stress-response A/B barrel domain-containing protein HS1-like, with translation MEEAKGGELKNILMAKFKEGTSESQIEQLIESFANLVNLVEPMKSFHWGKELSIEKEEEGYIHVFETTFESVEGMAEYAIHPAHHDFAKLFLPNLEKMCSIGYRLVRRRDGTGWNGTGRNGTGRNGTKISCHVWY, from the exons ATGGAGGAAGCAAAAGGAGGAGAGTTAAAGAATATTCTGATGGCAAAGTTCAAAGAAGGAACATCAGAGAGCCAGATCGAGCAGCTCATCGAATCCTTTGCCAACCTGGTCAACCTCGTTGAGCCCATGAAGTCCTTCCACTG GGGAAAGGAGCTGAGCATTGAAAAGGAGGAGGAAGGTTACATTCATGTCTTTGAGACCACCTTTGAGAGTGTGGAGGGGATGGCAGAGTATGCAATTCATCCTGCCCACCATGATTTTGCCAAGCTGTTCCTTCCCAATTTGGAGAAAATGTGTTCCATcgggtaccgtttggtacgcagacgggacggaacgggatggaacgggacgggacggaacgggacgggacggaacggaacaaAGATTTCGTGTCATGTTTGGTACTAG
- the LOC126607047 gene encoding probable protein phosphatase 2C 13, with protein MIVSQKMVAEAEVICQKTVLDMKYRVCVAKEHNLQIDVAVSSPSSPSFNEVLVAETISTEISRFESVLSCTETINNAVMESSAVKFVPNIHSGSHSDIGSRDSMDDEHIRIDDLSAHVGPRFKCPFPSAFYAVFDGHGGPEAAAYIKRNAMRLFFEDADLPQRMDMDAVFFRELENSHRKAFLLADHALADEQSVRSSCGTTALTALILGRHLMVANAGDCRAVLCRKGIAVDMSQDHRPSYLPERMRVEQLGGYIDDGYLNGSISVTRALGDWGLKLPLGSSSPLIAEPDVQQVMLTEDDEFFIIGCDGIWDVMSSQYAVSLVRRGLRRHNDPQQCAKELVKEALRLNTSDNLTVIVVRLSTPERVEFPRQRPRLRTCSLSEEARSRLRSLLEGN; from the exons ATGATTGTGAGCCAGAAAATGGTGGCTGAGGCGGAGGTTATCTGCCAGAAGACGGTGCTGGACATGAAGTACCGCGTATGCGTGGCCAAGGAGCACAACCTTCAGATCGACGTGGCGGTGTCCTCGCCTTCCTCTCCGAGCTTCAACGAGGTTCTCGTCGCCGAGACGATTTCCACTGAGATTTCTCGCTTCGAATCG GTTCTGAGTTGCACAGAGACGATTAATAATGCAGTAATGGAGTCTTCTGCAGTCAAGTTTGTCCCGAACATTCATTCAGGAAGCCACAGTGACATTGGATCAAGGGATTCCATGGATGACGAACACATTCGGATCGATGATCTATCTGCCCATGTGGGGCCTCGCTTCAAGTGTCCCTTTCCAAGTGCATTTTATGCGGTTTTCGATGGTCACGGAGGGCCTGAGGCAGCTGCTTATATCAAGAGGAATGCCATGAGACTATTCTTTGAAGATGCTGATTTACCGCAGAGAATGGATATGGATGCTGTTTTCTTCAGAGAGTTGGAGAATTCCCACAGGAAAGCATTTCTGCTGGCTGACCATGCCTTGGCTGATGAACAAAGTGTGAGAAGTTCGTGTGGAACAACAGCATTGACTGCTCTTATACTTGGAAGGCATTTAATGGTTGCAAATGCTGGTGATTGTCGAGCGGTTCTTTGCAGGAAAGGAATAGCAGTTGACATGTCTCAAGATCATAGACCTAGTTACTTGCCGGAACGTATGCGAGTTGAGCAGTTGGGTGGTTACATTGATGATGGATATCTTAACGGTTCTATCTCAGTCACCCGAGCTCTTGGAGATTGGGGCTTAAAATTACCATTGGGTTCCTCATCGCCTCTCATTGCCGAGCCAGATGTTCAGCAGGTTATGTTAACAGAAGACgatgagttttttattattggtTGTGATGGCATCTGGGATGTCATGTCAAGCCAATATGCTGTGAGTCTGGTTCGGCGTGGGCTGAGGCGGCACAATGACCCCCAACAGTGTGCCAAAGAACTCGTCAAGGAAGCACTGCGCCTGAACACATCAGACAACCTCACAGTTATTGTTGTGCGCCTCTCTACTCCAGAACGTGTTGAGTTCCCTCGCCAGCGCCCGAGGTTGAGAACCTGCAGCCTCTCGGAGGAAGCACGCAGCCGGCTGAGAAGCTTGTTAGAAGGCAATTGA
- the LOC126607044 gene encoding dihydrolipoyl dehydrogenase, mitochondrial-like, whose product MAMASLARRKAYLLSRNLSNTSSEAVRYSSLTSFSRGFASSGSDENDVVVVGGGPGGYVAAIKAAQLGLKTTCIEKRGALGGTCLNVGCIPSKALLHSSHMFHEAKHAFSHHGVKFSNVEIDLPAMMSQKDKAVSNLTRGIEGLFKKNKVTYVKGYGKFISPSEISVDAIDGENTVVKGKNIIIATGSDVKSLPGITIDEKKIVSSTGALALQEIPKKLVVVGAGYIGLEMGSVWGRLGSEVTVVEFGPDIVPSMDSEIRKQFQRSLEKQGMKFMLKTKVVGVDTSGDGVKLTLEPASGGDQTSFEADVVLVSAGRVPFTSGLDLDKIGVEMDKGGRILVNERFSTNVSGVYAIGDVIPGPMLAHKAEEDGVACVEFLAGKVGHVDYDKVPGVVYTHPEVASVGKTEEQVKASGVAYRVGKFPFMANSRAKAIDNAEGLVKILAEKETDKILGVHIMASNAGELIHEAAIALQYDASSEDIARVCHAHPTMSEALKEAAMATYDKPIHI is encoded by the exons ATGGCGATGGCGAGCTTGGCGCGGCGGAAGGCCTACCTTCTCTCCAGAAACTTGTCCAACACGTCATCGGAGGCCGTCAGGTACTCCTCCCTCACGTCCTTCTCCAGGGGCTTCGCCTCCTCGGGATCTGACGAGAACgacgtcgtcgtcgtcggcGGCGGTCCAGGCGGATACGTGGCGGCAATCAAGGCCGCGCAGCTCGGCCTTAAGACCACCTGCATCGAGAAGCGTGGTGCTCTCGGCGGTACCTGCCTCAACGTCGGATGCATACCCTCCAAG GCGCTTCTTCATTCCTCTCACATGTTCCATGAAGCTAAGCATGCATTTTCGCATCACGGAGTGAAGTTCTCCAATGTCGAGATAGATTTACCTGCCATGATGTCCCAGAAAGACAAAGCTGTTTCCAATCTTACCCGAGGAATTGAGGGGTTGTTCAAGAAGAACAAGGTCACTTATGTTAAAGGTTATGGAAAGTTCATCTCCCCGTCCGAAATTTCAGTGGACGCCATTGATGGTGAGAATACAGTTGTGAAGGGAAAGAATATCATAATTGCCACCGGTTCTGATGTGAAGTCTTTACCCGGAATTACCATTGATGAGAAGAAGATAGTATCATCCACAGGAGCTCTGGCTTTGCAGGAAATCCCAAAGAAACTTGTGGTGGTTGGAGCAGGATATATCGGCCTAGAGATGGGCTCGGTTTGGGGCAGACTTGGTTCTGAGGTAACTGTTGTTGAGTTTGGACCTGATATTGTCCCATCAATGGACTCGGAAATCCGCAAGCAGTTTCAGCGTTCCCTTGAGAAGCAAGGGATGAAGTTCATGCTCAAAACAAAGGTGGTCGGAGTTGATACCTCTGGAGATGGTGTGAAGTTGACCCTTGAACCAGCATCCGGTGGTGACCAGACTTCTTTTGAAGCTGATGTCGTTCTTGTCTCTGCTGGTAGGGTTCCATTCACATCCGGGCTTGATTTGGACAAGATAGGAGTTGAAATGGACAAGGGAGGGAGAATTTTAGTGAATGAGAGGTTTTCTACAAATGTCTCGGGTGTTTATGCAATCGGAGATGTTATTCCTGGACCTATGTTGGCCCACAAGGCAGAAGAGGATGGGGTTGCATGTGTGGAGTTCCTAGCCGGTAAGGTTGGCCATGTGGATTATGACAAGGTCCCTGGGGTTGTCTACACGCACCCCGAGGTTGCATCTGTTGGAAAGACCGAGGAACAAGTGAAGGCCTCTGGCGTTGCATACCGAGTTGGAAAGTTCCCTTTCATGGCAAACAGCAGAGCCAAGGCAATAGACAATGCTGAAGGACTCGTCAAGATATTGGCCGAAAAGGAAACAGATAAGATATTGGGAGTTCATATCATGGCATCCAATGCTGGAGAGCTCATTCACGAGGCGGCCATAGCCTTGCAGTATGATGCATCGAGCGAGGACATTGCACGCGTTTGCCATGCACATCCGACCATGAGTGAGGCGTTGAAGGAAGCTGCCATGGCCACGTATGACAAGCCCATTCACATCTAG